The genomic DNA GGCCATGGCCAGGAACACCGGAGCCTCGATGTAACCGTCGAAGGCCACCGCCACCGCGACCACCGCAGCCACCGCAGAGGCCGCCGCCCAGATCGCCGCGACCGCCGGGGTGACACCGGGCAGTCGACGGTGCAGCAGCACGATGACCAGCAGCACCGCAGCCACCGCGGCGGCCAGCAGCACCGCGAGCAGCTGATTCACCGCCACGGCGGCACCCAGCGCCGGTACCACCCCGGCGGTCGCCAGTAGCGCCGTGCCGACCGGTCGCGACGTACCCGGCAGCAGTACCAGCGCACTGATCACAGCCAGCAGCGCCGCGATGCCGCACGCGCCGCCCAGCAGATAGGCGTCGCTGTCGGCGCCGAACCCGGCCGCCAGCAGTGCCAGCAGCAGCGACACGGTGACCGCGGCGACCCGTGCGGCGTGCATCCACAGCCAGTCGCGGCCCACCTGGACGGGCAGCGATGCGGCGGACAGCGCCAGCATGTATACCACCAGAAGTACCGTCAGCCCATCGGCCACGACGGGTGCCAGCACGGCCAGCGGACCCAGCACCAGCACGGCCAGCTGCTCGGAGTTCCAGCGGCGGGCCAACACCAGGGCACCCCCGCCGATCACCGACGCGAGCACCAGACCGGGCACCGGGGCCACCCAGCCGTAGATGGTGGTCATCGCCACCACATCCAGGTAGGCCGCCGCGATCCCGGTGGCCGCCATCGCGATGGCCCCCACCCGGCCGCCCGCGCGGCCGTGCAGCAGTACCGCAGACGCCACCAGGGCCCCCGCCAACACCGCGCCCCCGGCCACCCGGACGCCCGGAGCCAGCAGGCCGGCCTGGGCGGCCAGCACCAGCAGCAGCACCACACCGATGAGCGTGACCGCCACCCCCGCCGCCGCCAGCAGCTTGCCGATCCACCCCTCGCGTGGGGCGGACGGCAGCGCCACCGCAGCTGCGACCGGGCGTGCGGCAACAGGTGGGGGCGGCAGCGGGTACGGATACGGCGCGGGCGGCGGGTAGTACGGCGGCGGCACTGGCGCCGGGGTTCCCAGAGTGCGTTCCAGCTCGGCGATCTGCGCGCCGACCCGGGTCAGTTGCTGGGACAGCACGCTGAATTCCTGCGACAGGCGGGCCAGGGCAGCCTGGTGCGGTTGGCTCATGCCCACATCGTGACCCAGCGCCGGGTGGCGCGGATGAGTATGACTACTCGGATCTCATCAGGCGTCCTTGTCGAGCCCGTGCTCGATGGCGTAGCGCGCCAACTCCACCCGGTTGGCCAGGTGCAACTTGCGGAAGGTGGCCTGCACGTGGTTTTCGACGGTGCGGTGGCTGACCGACAGCTTGGCGGCGATCTGTTTGGCCGTCAGGCCTTTGGCGACGTGACGCAGCACCTCGGTCTCGCGTTCGGTCAAGGTGGGACCGTCAGTGCGCCGGGCCACCCGCCGGTATTCACCGAGCACCAGCCCAGCCAGGCCGGGGGTGAACACCGCCCGCCCGGCCGCGGTGGCCCGGACCGCTTGTGTCAGTTCGATTTTCGAGGCGCTCTTGACGAGATAGCCGGTGGCCCCGGCTTTCACCGCCTGCAACACGTCGTCCTGCTCGGCCGACGCCGACAGCACCAGCACGCGGGTGTCCGGCGACACCTCGAGCACCGCGGCGGTGGCCTCGGCGCCGGTGCCATCGGACAGGCTCATGTCCATCAGCACCACCTCCGGGCGCACCACCGCGGCCCGGCGCCGCGCGGCCGCCACTCCGTCGGCGGTGGCCACCACCTCGAAACCGTCCTCGGCGAGATCGCGGGCCACCGCGTCGCGCCAGATCGGGTGATCGTCGACCACCATCACGCTCGGCAGGCTGTCCTCAGTCACGCGGCACCGTCAACTCCCATTCCGTCCCTGCACTGTCGGTGGTCAGCGTCGCCGTGCCGGACAGCGCCTGCAGCCGGCCCACGATCGATTTGGAGATCCCCACCCGGCCTTCGGACACCGCTTCCTCGAGCCGCCCCGGCGCGATCCCGGCTCCGTCGTCGCGCACCGTGACGGTCACCGCGTCGTCCAGATCCTCGACCAGGACGTAGGCGCAGGCGCCCGGACCCGCGTGTGCGGCGGCATTGTCGAGTGCGTTGTCCACTGCGGCGGTCAGTTCCGCGGCCACCTCCGTGGCCAGCAGGACCGGGGTGGCCGGCAGGCTGACCACCACCGAGTCACCGGCCCGTCGCCGGATCGCCGCCCGGATGTCCACCGCCTCGGTGCCGGCATCAACGCTCTCGGAGCTGACCAGCCGGCGCAGCGCCCGTTCCTGCGCACTGGCCAGGTCAGCCAGTTCTGCTGTCGGTCCGCCGATCTCGCGACCCCGCTTGGCCACCAACGCCAGCACCTGGATGACGCCGTCGTGGACTTGGCGGGCCAGCCGTTCCCGCTCGGCCACCGCCGCCGACAGGCGCACCGCCCGTTCCAGTTCGGTGTGCGCACGCCGCGCCGTCTGGGCGGCCATGCCCACGGCCAGCCCGACCGCGAGTTCGATCACCAGGGTGGCGTTGCGCGCGAAGTCGAAACTGACCGAGCCCTTGAGCCCGGCGTAGACGGCCATCATGACGATGCCGGCGAGCATGCCCCACACCGGTCCGCGCAGGATCGCCGCCGAGATCGTGGCGTTGGTGGCCCACAGCGTGGTCGGCAGCGACTGGTTGTCAGCGATCCACTGATCTGTGGCGACCGCGGCGGTGGACACGATCAGCACGCACACCACCGCCAGCTCGGCGAGCACCCACACCACCCGTCTGCCGAAGCCCTGCAGATAGGCCGCCGCACACGCCAGCGTCCAGACCGACAGCAGACCGAACAGCAGCCACGCCAGCCAGGGCCGGGCCAGTTCGGCATAACTCACCACCGCAAAACCGGCGGCGTAGCCGAAACTCAGCAGCCGGAAGACCTGGGCGGCCCGCCACAGAGGCCCGCAGGGATCCCGGTCCGGCATGTGCCCAGCATAGGGCGGCGGCCGCAGGGTATGAATGACCGGTGAAGTGGGCCAAGCGCGCTGCAGCGCTGCTGCTGTCATCCGTCGTCTCTGCACTCACCGCCAACGCCTACCGGCCCTATCGCCGCGGTTATCCGTCGTTGTACGCGTTCGGCTTCGGCGTGGTGACCTCGGAGCTGCCACTGCAGGTGGCCGCGGGCCACGCCGCGGCGTTCCTGCCGATGTCAGGCCGGCTGGGCCGGGGCACGGCCGCGCTGGCGTGGGCACTGTCTGCGATGTCCTGGCTGGGCCTGGTCAGGCTCCACCACGCCGGACGCACCTGCGATGCGACGCTGACGGCGGCGCTGGACGCCGGGCTGGGTCCGCAGCGCCGGCGCGAGTCCCACGGGCTGTGGGAGGAACCGGTGCCCGGGGGCGCCACCGCGAAGAAACCCGGCCTGGTGCGGATGCTGCGGATCTACCGCGACTACGCCCACGACAGCGACATCCCCTACGGCGAGTTCGGTCGCCGCAACACCCTGGACATCTGGCGCCGTCCGGATCTGCCGAGGCACGGCCGCGCGCCGGTGCTGCTGCAGGTACACGGTGGGGCGTGGATCACGGGAAGCAAACGTGGGCAGGCGCATCCGTTGCTGAGCCACCTGGCCGAGCTGGGCTGGGTGTGCGTGTCGATCAACTACCGGTTGAGCCCGCGCTCCACCTGGCCGGACCACATCGTCGACGTCAAACGGGCGATCGCTTGGACCAAGGAGCACATCTTCGAATACGGCGGCGATCCCGACTGGCTGGCGATCACGGGCGGTTCGGCGGGCGGGCACCTCAGCTCCCTGGCCGCGCTGAGCGCCAACGATCCGCAGTTCCAGCCCGGTTTCGAGCACGCGGATACCCGCGTGCAGGCGGCGGTGCCGTTCTACGGGGTGTACGACTTCACCCGCAGCGACGATGCGTTGCACCCGTTCATGATTCCGTTGTTGCAACAGCGGGTGATGAAGCAGCGGCGCGGCAGCGTTCCCGAGGTGTTCGACCTGAGCTCGCCGATCCACCACGTCAGCGCCGAGGCTCCCCCGATGTTCGTGCTGCACGGTGCCAACGATTCACTGATCCCGGTGCAGCAGGCCCGCGATTTTGTGGCCCGTCTGCGCGAGGTCAGCGCAGCACCGGTGGTGTACGCCGAAATGCCCCTGGCGCAGCACGCTTTCGACGTCTTCGGATCTCCGCGGGCCATGCACAGCGCGGTGGCGGTGGAGCATTTCCTGGCCGAGGTCTACAGCAGGTCTACCGCTGCGCCCCGTTGATCACCGGCGCGTCGATCATGCCCTTGTCGACACCCCACATGGTGGCGATGGTGCGGTATTCGCCCGTGACCATGAGGTGCTCGAGCGCTTGGCGCAGCGACTCGGCAAGTGGCGAGCCCTTGCCCACCGGCCATCCGTAGGGCGCGGAGTCGAATACTTCACCGGCGGTCTCCAGGCTCCCGCCGCTGAGCTTCACCGCAAAGCCCGTGACCGGGGAATCGGCCGACATCGCGTCCACCGCGCCGGAGATCAGCGCGGCCGTCACGTCGTCCTGGCTGGTGAAGACCACCTTGTCCAGCGGTGCCCGTCCGGCCGCTTCACACGCCGCGCTCTTGGTGGGAATCTCGTCGGTCTCCTGCAACGTGCCGAAGGCAACGCCCACCCGCAGCCCGCAGGCGTCGTCCGGATCGATGCCGCTGCCCGGTCGCTGCGCCCACAGCGTGCCGGCCTCGAAGTAGGTGACGAAGTCGGCCGACTGCTCGCGGGCCACGGTATCGGTCACCGAGGACATCCCGAGGTGGAAAGCACCGGACTGCACCGAGCCCATGATCGTCTCGAACGCCGTCTCCCGGTAATCCGGTCGCAGCCCGAGCACGCGCGTGACGGCGTTCATGAGGTCGACGTCAAAGCCCACCAATTCACCTGAGCTGTCTCTGAATTCGTTGGGGGCGTAGGGCACGTTCACGCCGATCACCAACCGGCCCGCCGCGCGGATGTCCGCGGGCACCGTCGCAGCGATCGGGGCCACCGCACCGGGTGCGGGTTGCGCCGGAGGCGCCGTGCTCTCGGCCATGCCGACCGCGCGGGTGTCGGCCCGCTGCGGGCCTGCGCCGAAGTGCCACGCCGCCAGCGCGGACACCGCGATCACCACCACGCCGGCACTGAGCACCACGAGGCTGCGCCGGCGAGTCCGAACGGGGGCGCGGTGCCGGGCCGTCACGGGGGCCTGCGCAGCGCGGCGGGCCGCAACGGCCAGTTCGGTGGCGGTGCGGTAGCGCCGGCCCGGTTCCTTGGCCATCCCCTGGGCGATGACCGCGTCGAAGGCGGCCAGCGCCCGGTCGGTGTCCGAGGGCAGTGGCGGCGGTGTCACCATGTGGCCCGCGATCTGCTGTTCCAGACTGTCGTCGGGGTACGGCCGGCTGCCGGTCAGGCATTCGTAGAGCACACAGGCCAACGCGTAGATGTCCGAGCGCGGATCGGCCGGCCCGCCGCCGAAGCGCTCCGGCGCCATGTAGGCCAGTGTGCCCAAAGTGCTTCCTGCGGTGGTCAATCCGGGGTCGTTGGCGGTGCGGGCCAGGCCGAAGTCGATGAGGTAGACGAATTCACGGTCGGAGATCAGGATGTTCGACGGTTTGACGTCACGGTGCACCAGTCCCGCTGCGTGTGCGGCGTCGAGTGCCGAGGCCACTTGTTCGGTGACGCTGACCGCGAGGGCGGGTTCCAGTGGCCGCCTGCGCTGCCCGAGGATGGCGCCCAGGGTCATGCCCTCGATCAGCTGCATGTCCAGATACAGCCTGCCGTCGATCTCCCCATAGCCGTGGATGGGCACCACGTGCGGGTCATTGACACCGGCTGCGGCCTGCGACTCCCGACGGAACCGCTGCTGGAACACCGTGTCCGCGGCCAGGTGCGGGGGCAGCACCTTCAGCGCGACGATCCGGTCGGTGCGGGTGTCACGCGCCCGGTAGACCACCCCCATGCCGCCGCGCCCCAGGACCTCCATCAGGTGGTAGTGCCCGAAGGATCCGTGGGGTCCGTCATCGTCCGGCCCAGTACTGTCTGTGACCACCGTCAACTCCTGGCAGGCGAGGGGTTACATCACCTTCGACAGGAACGCCTTGGTGCGTTCATGGCTCGGATTGCCCAGCACCTCTTCGGGATCGCCCGATTCTACGATCACCCCGCCGTCCATGAACACCAGCTGATCGGCGACCTCGCGGGCGAATCCCATCTCATGGGTCACCACCACCATCGTCATTCCCTCGGACGCCAGGGTTTTCATGACGCCGAGCACCTCGCCCACCAATTCGGGATCCAGTGCCGAGGTAGGCTCGTCGAACAGCATGAGCTTGGGGCTCATGGCCAGCGCCCGGGCGATCGCGACCCGCTGCTGCTGGCCGCCCGAGAGCTGGGCGGGATAGGCATCGGCCTTGGCGGACAGCCCCACCTGGCTCAACAGATCCTTGGCCCGGGCCACCGCGGCATCCTTCTTGACACCCTTGACCTGCATGGGTGCTTCGATGATGTTCTCCAGTGCGGTGCGGTGCGGGAACAGATTGAAGTGCTGGAACACCATGCCG from Mycolicibacterium tokaiense includes the following:
- the macS gene encoding MacS family sensor histidine kinase — encoded protein: MPDRDPCGPLWRAAQVFRLLSFGYAAGFAVVSYAELARPWLAWLLFGLLSVWTLACAAAYLQGFGRRVVWVLAELAVVCVLIVSTAAVATDQWIADNQSLPTTLWATNATISAAILRGPVWGMLAGIVMMAVYAGLKGSVSFDFARNATLVIELAVGLAVGMAAQTARRAHTELERAVRLSAAVAERERLARQVHDGVIQVLALVAKRGREIGGPTAELADLASAQERALRRLVSSESVDAGTEAVDIRAAIRRRAGDSVVVSLPATPVLLATEVAAELTAAVDNALDNAAAHAGPGACAYVLVEDLDDAVTVTVRDDGAGIAPGRLEEAVSEGRVGISKSIVGRLQALSGTATLTTDSAGTEWELTVPRD
- a CDS encoding alpha/beta hydrolase, which translates into the protein MKWAKRAAALLLSSVVSALTANAYRPYRRGYPSLYAFGFGVVTSELPLQVAAGHAAAFLPMSGRLGRGTAALAWALSAMSWLGLVRLHHAGRTCDATLTAALDAGLGPQRRRESHGLWEEPVPGGATAKKPGLVRMLRIYRDYAHDSDIPYGEFGRRNTLDIWRRPDLPRHGRAPVLLQVHGGAWITGSKRGQAHPLLSHLAELGWVCVSINYRLSPRSTWPDHIVDVKRAIAWTKEHIFEYGGDPDWLAITGGSAGGHLSSLAALSANDPQFQPGFEHADTRVQAAVPFYGVYDFTRSDDALHPFMIPLLQQRVMKQRRGSVPEVFDLSSPIHHVSAEAPPMFVLHGANDSLIPVQQARDFVARLREVSAAPVVYAEMPLAQHAFDVFGSPRAMHSAVAVEHFLAEVYSRSTAAPR
- a CDS encoding amino acid ABC transporter ATP-binding protein, producing MVRAEAVCKDFGALKVLKGVTLEVQRGQVLVLVGPSGSGKSTFLRCINHLEQVNAGRLYVDGELIGYNERGGKLHEMSPREAAKQRRDIGMVFQHFNLFPHRTALENIIEAPMQVKGVKKDAAVARAKDLLSQVGLSAKADAYPAQLSGGQQQRVAIARALAMSPKLMLFDEPTSALDPELVGEVLGVMKTLASEGMTMVVVTHEMGFAREVADQLVFMDGGVIVESGDPEEVLGNPSHERTKAFLSKVM
- a CDS encoding DUF2339 domain-containing protein → MSQPHQAALARLSQEFSVLSQQLTRVGAQIAELERTLGTPAPVPPPYYPPPAPYPYPLPPPPVAARPVAAAVALPSAPREGWIGKLLAAAGVAVTLIGVVLLLVLAAQAGLLAPGVRVAGGAVLAGALVASAVLLHGRAGGRVGAIAMAATGIAAAYLDVVAMTTIYGWVAPVPGLVLASVIGGGALVLARRWNSEQLAVLVLGPLAVLAPVVADGLTVLLVVYMLALSAASLPVQVGRDWLWMHAARVAAVTVSLLLALLAAGFGADSDAYLLGGACGIAALLAVISALVLLPGTSRPVGTALLATAGVVPALGAAVAVNQLLAVLLAAAVAAVLLVIVLLHRRLPGVTPAVAAIWAAASAVAAVVAVAVAFDGYIEAPVFLAMAVVLTVAGRHSAVALWIAAAFTAIGALIYTEYAPPGHLVYATELTGPEALSVLVASVLLIAAAVSLSWTTARRSRAIPAVALAVIGYAVTVFTVTAGVLIGGRGSGFLAGHMAATICWVAMAAALLWYAQRTADRAARTAPIVAGLTLTGAATAKLLLFDLGTLDGIFRVVVFIVVGLALLVMGTGYARSLARNDSTHSQQRHASPTVTE
- a CDS encoding bifunctional serine/threonine-protein kinase/transporter substrate-binding domain-containing protein, yielding MEVLGRGGMGVVYRARDTRTDRIVALKVLPPHLAADTVFQQRFRRESQAAAGVNDPHVVPIHGYGEIDGRLYLDMQLIEGMTLGAILGQRRRPLEPALAVSVTEQVASALDAAHAAGLVHRDVKPSNILISDREFVYLIDFGLARTANDPGLTTAGSTLGTLAYMAPERFGGGPADPRSDIYALACVLYECLTGSRPYPDDSLEQQIAGHMVTPPPLPSDTDRALAAFDAVIAQGMAKEPGRRYRTATELAVAARRAAQAPVTARHRAPVRTRRRSLVVLSAGVVVIAVSALAAWHFGAGPQRADTRAVGMAESTAPPAQPAPGAVAPIAATVPADIRAAGRLVIGVNVPYAPNEFRDSSGELVGFDVDLMNAVTRVLGLRPDYRETAFETIMGSVQSGAFHLGMSSVTDTVAREQSADFVTYFEAGTLWAQRPGSGIDPDDACGLRVGVAFGTLQETDEIPTKSAACEAAGRAPLDKVVFTSQDDVTAALISGAVDAMSADSPVTGFAVKLSGGSLETAGEVFDSAPYGWPVGKGSPLAESLRQALEHLMVTGEYRTIATMWGVDKGMIDAPVINGAQR
- a CDS encoding response regulator, which codes for MVVDDHPIWRDAVARDLAEDGFEVVATADGVAAARRRAAVVRPEVVLMDMSLSDGTGAEATAAVLEVSPDTRVLVLSASAEQDDVLQAVKAGATGYLVKSASKIELTQAVRATAAGRAVFTPGLAGLVLGEYRRVARRTDGPTLTERETEVLRHVAKGLTAKQIAAKLSVSHRTVENHVQATFRKLHLANRVELARYAIEHGLDKDA